The following are encoded in a window of Miltoncostaea marina genomic DNA:
- the tyrS gene encoding tyrosine--tRNA ligase → MSGLGERAVDLVPPGGLEAKLALGRPLRVKFGVDPTAPDIHLGHAVPLVKLREFQDAGHTAVLIIGDWTARVGDPSGRTSTRPMLSAEQIEENAASYRQQAFRIIDPERTEIRSNGEWFGGMGLEEVFRLAGSATVNQLLRRNDFAGRMAADQPVSVLELLYPLMQAYDSVMVEADVEIGGTDQLFNLMLGREIQAHWGMAPQVALTMPILPGLDGVQKMSKSLGNHVGVADAPEEQFGRTMRIPDAALAEWYRLLAPAEPAPGAGPAVEDKRRLGRLIADRFHGPGAGERAEAHFNRVVRDRQAPEEMPEVPLPAGTVHLPALLADALGVASRSEARRLIAGGGVSLDGEPVRELDLDAAALDGRVIRAGKRRFARLRAGG, encoded by the coding sequence ATGAGCGGCCTGGGCGAGCGCGCGGTCGACCTCGTCCCGCCCGGCGGGCTCGAGGCCAAGCTGGCCCTCGGCCGGCCGCTGCGGGTCAAGTTCGGCGTCGACCCCACGGCCCCCGACATCCATCTCGGGCACGCCGTCCCGCTGGTCAAGCTGCGCGAGTTCCAGGACGCGGGCCACACGGCGGTGCTCATCATCGGCGACTGGACCGCCCGGGTCGGCGACCCGTCGGGGCGCACCTCGACGCGGCCCATGCTCAGCGCCGAGCAGATCGAGGAGAACGCGGCCTCGTACCGCCAGCAGGCCTTCCGCATCATCGACCCCGAGCGCACCGAGATCCGCTCCAACGGCGAGTGGTTCGGGGGCATGGGCCTGGAGGAGGTGTTCCGCCTCGCCGGGTCGGCCACGGTCAACCAGCTGCTGCGCCGCAACGACTTCGCCGGGCGCATGGCCGCCGACCAGCCGGTCTCCGTGCTCGAGCTGCTCTACCCGCTGATGCAGGCCTACGACTCGGTCATGGTCGAGGCGGACGTCGAGATCGGCGGCACCGACCAGCTCTTCAACCTCATGCTGGGGCGTGAGATCCAGGCCCACTGGGGCATGGCGCCACAGGTCGCGCTCACGATGCCGATCCTGCCGGGGCTCGACGGCGTGCAGAAGATGAGCAAGTCGCTGGGCAACCACGTCGGGGTGGCGGACGCGCCCGAGGAGCAGTTCGGCCGGACGATGCGCATCCCCGACGCGGCGCTGGCCGAGTGGTACCGGCTCCTCGCGCCGGCCGAACCCGCCCCCGGCGCCGGCCCGGCCGTCGAGGACAAGCGCCGGCTCGGGCGCCTCATCGCGGACCGCTTCCACGGCCCCGGCGCCGGCGAGCGGGCCGAGGCCCACTTCAACCGCGTCGTGCGCGACCGCCAGGCGCCCGAGGAGATGCCGGAGGTGCCGCTGCCGGCCGGCACGGTCCATCTGCCGGCCCTGCTCGCGGACGCCCTCGGGGTGGCCTCGCGCTCGGAGGCGCGCCGGCTGATCGCGGGGGGCGGGGTCAGCCTCGACGGCGAGCCCGTCCGCGAGCTCGACCTCGACGCTGCCGCGCTCGACGGGCGCGTGATCCGCGCGGGCAAGCGGCGCTTCGCCCGCCTGCGGGCCGGCGGCTGA
- a CDS encoding alpha/beta fold hydrolase, with protein MPAPFTALHRGGAGPPLVCLHGFTDTWRTWELALPHLERRHEVLAPTLPGHAGGPPLDAEPGHDALLDAVERAMDAAGMATAHVAGNSLGGYLALRLAARGRARTVVAFAPAGGWEPADAAFTRMLQGFVARQREVRAMAPQADALVATPAGRRRATSLITERSDHIPAGLIVHQLLGVAACRDVGPMVEAALRDGYPLDAAAVDCPVRVVWGTRDRLLPLPAAAARLRHRLLPHADWVELDDVGHCPQLDVPLEAAELILGLTGA; from the coding sequence ATGCCCGCCCCCTTCACGGCCCTCCATCGCGGCGGCGCCGGGCCGCCGCTGGTCTGCCTGCACGGCTTCACCGACACGTGGCGCACGTGGGAGCTCGCGCTGCCCCACCTCGAGCGCCGTCACGAGGTCCTCGCGCCGACGCTCCCCGGCCACGCCGGCGGCCCGCCGCTCGACGCCGAGCCCGGTCACGACGCGCTGCTCGACGCGGTCGAGCGGGCCATGGACGCCGCCGGCATGGCGACCGCCCACGTGGCCGGCAACTCGCTCGGCGGCTACCTGGCCCTGCGCCTCGCCGCGCGGGGCCGGGCCCGCACGGTCGTCGCCTTCGCCCCCGCCGGCGGCTGGGAGCCGGCCGACGCCGCCTTCACGCGCATGCTCCAGGGCTTCGTCGCGCGCCAGCGCGAGGTGCGCGCCATGGCCCCGCAGGCCGACGCCCTCGTCGCCACCCCGGCCGGACGGCGCCGCGCGACCAGCCTCATCACCGAGCGCTCCGACCACATCCCGGCCGGCCTCATCGTCCACCAGCTCCTCGGCGTGGCGGCCTGCCGGGACGTGGGCCCGATGGTCGAGGCGGCCCTCCGCGACGGCTACCCCCTCGACGCCGCCGCCGTCGACTGCCCGGTGCGGGTCGTATGGGGCACCCGCGACCGCCTCCTGCCCCTGCCGGCGGCCGCGGCGCGCCTCCGGCACCGCCTCCTCCCCCACGCGGACTGGGTCGAGCTCGACGACGTCGGCCACTGCCCGCAGCTCGACGTGCCCCTCGAGGCCGCTGAGCTCATCCTCGGCCTCACGGGCGCCTGA
- a CDS encoding NAD(P)/FAD-dependent oxidoreductase: protein MTDSPGAPMLDCIVVGGGLAGLACAHGLVSAGRSVHVLEAEEAPGGRARTVWHRGRPVDRGVALLLRAYPRTARLLKDVDLPRRDLRPVAGGFVVVGPDGAPARLRSARGAGLARFPGLTPGDRARVARLVASVATRPAEVLLAQDDDAPTAEDLLRGEGLSEAAIEGLFRPLFAALTLDRALAADPGWFRWLLSMLVRGGVAIPSDGMGMIAEWTSAAVRQAGGAVDVAAPVTALEPDAAGRRVAAVVTADGRRLQARRVVLAVDAPAARRLLEGLDDAAAARLPREAASAVTAAFAMRRPLYSGRSVVLNGAPGGPGAPGVDVLCQTTNITRPDAPDGPHILLATRITTGGAPADGLVEAVGELVGRWAPRFDWRGLAEPIGVYEHAHAMPRPLAGVRRDPPGPRTRLDNLVLAGDATAHGSIEGAIESGARAAGIVDALLP, encoded by the coding sequence ATGACGGACTCGCCCGGGGCCCCGATGCTCGACTGCATCGTCGTTGGAGGGGGCCTCGCGGGGCTCGCGTGCGCCCACGGGCTGGTGTCGGCCGGCCGCTCGGTGCACGTGCTGGAGGCCGAGGAGGCGCCCGGCGGGCGGGCACGCACCGTCTGGCACCGCGGGCGGCCGGTGGACCGGGGCGTCGCCCTGCTGCTGCGCGCGTACCCGCGGACGGCGCGGCTGCTGAAGGACGTCGACCTGCCCCGCCGCGACCTGCGGCCGGTGGCGGGCGGCTTCGTGGTGGTCGGCCCGGACGGCGCGCCGGCGCGGCTGCGCTCGGCTCGCGGCGCGGGGCTGGCGCGCTTCCCGGGCCTGACGCCGGGCGACCGGGCGCGGGTGGCGCGGCTGGTGGCCTCGGTCGCCACGCGGCCGGCGGAGGTGCTGCTCGCCCAGGACGACGACGCGCCGACGGCCGAGGACCTGCTGCGCGGCGAGGGCCTCTCCGAGGCGGCGATCGAGGGCCTCTTCCGGCCGCTGTTCGCGGCGCTCACCCTGGACCGCGCGCTCGCGGCCGACCCTGGCTGGTTCCGCTGGCTGCTGTCCATGCTCGTGCGCGGCGGGGTGGCGATCCCGAGCGACGGCATGGGGATGATCGCCGAGTGGACCTCGGCGGCCGTGCGGCAGGCCGGCGGCGCCGTGGACGTCGCGGCGCCGGTGACGGCGCTCGAGCCGGACGCCGCGGGCCGCCGTGTGGCGGCCGTGGTGACGGCCGACGGCCGGCGCCTGCAGGCGCGCCGCGTGGTGCTCGCGGTCGACGCGCCGGCGGCGCGGCGGCTGCTGGAGGGGCTCGACGACGCGGCGGCGGCGCGGCTGCCTCGGGAGGCGGCCTCCGCGGTCACCGCGGCGTTCGCGATGCGTCGCCCGCTCTACTCCGGGCGCTCCGTGGTGCTGAACGGCGCCCCCGGCGGGCCCGGGGCGCCGGGGGTCGACGTGCTCTGCCAGACGACCAACATCACCCGCCCGGACGCGCCCGACGGCCCGCACATCCTGCTCGCCACGCGCATCACGACCGGCGGCGCGCCCGCCGACGGCCTGGTGGAGGCGGTCGGCGAGCTGGTGGGGCGGTGGGCGCCGCGCTTCGACTGGCGCGGCCTGGCGGAGCCCATCGGCGTCTACGAGCACGCCCACGCGATGCCGCGGCCCCTCGCGGGGGTGCGGCGCGACCCGCCGGGGCCGCGGACGCGCCTCGACAACCTCGTGCTGGCCGGCGACGCGACCGCCCACGGGTCGATCGAGGGCGCGATCGAGTCCGGCGCCCGCGCCGCCGGGATCGTCGACGCGCTGCTGCCGTGA
- the argH gene encoding argininosuccinate lyase, translating to MTGGGRLWGGRFGAGSAEAFDRLNSSLEVDRRLWPQDLRASRAHARMLGAQGIIPAEDAAAIDDGLERIAGELERGEFPFVPGDEDIHTAVERRLTELVGDAGRRLHTARSRNDQVITDTLLHLRERCEAQAGLLRELAEALLAQAEAHVDTLLPGYTHSQRAQPVRLAHHLLAYVWMLDRDRTRLGHAIAATADCPLGSGALSGVGFPIDREMTARELGFERPSPNSLDAVGSRDALIDYLHFAAQLGVHLSRLGAEIVAWAGDEAGFVELSDAFTSGSSMLPQKKNPDAAELARAKAPRLAADLAGLLGTMAGLPLAYNKDLQEDKAYLFDALDTVDLLLPAMTGMLAGATFRVDRMRAATEGGFLAATDLADHLVRAGWPFRRAHEAVGRLVRACLERGVGLEDAVPDDVAAAGLADVDMPELTAEASVEAKRAPGGTARAAVAEQLAAARARVGAW from the coding sequence ATGACGGGCGGCGGGCGCCTCTGGGGCGGCCGCTTCGGCGCGGGCTCGGCCGAGGCGTTCGACCGGCTCAACTCCTCGCTGGAGGTCGACCGGCGGCTGTGGCCGCAGGACCTCAGGGCCTCCCGCGCCCACGCGCGCATGCTCGGGGCGCAGGGGATCATCCCCGCGGAGGACGCCGCCGCGATCGACGACGGCCTCGAGCGCATCGCCGGCGAGCTGGAGCGGGGCGAGTTCCCGTTCGTCCCCGGCGACGAGGACATCCACACCGCCGTGGAGCGCCGGCTCACCGAGCTCGTCGGCGACGCCGGGCGGCGGCTGCACACGGCGCGCAGCCGCAACGACCAGGTCATCACCGACACGCTCCTGCATCTGCGCGAGCGCTGCGAGGCGCAGGCGGGCCTGCTCCGCGAGCTCGCCGAGGCGCTGCTCGCCCAGGCCGAGGCCCACGTCGACACGCTCCTGCCCGGCTACACCCACAGCCAGCGCGCCCAGCCGGTGCGGCTGGCGCACCACCTGCTCGCCTACGTCTGGATGCTCGACCGCGACCGCACCCGGCTGGGTCACGCGATCGCCGCGACGGCCGACTGCCCGCTCGGCTCGGGGGCCCTGTCGGGGGTCGGCTTCCCGATCGACCGCGAGATGACGGCGCGCGAGCTGGGCTTCGAGCGGCCCTCGCCCAACAGCCTCGACGCCGTCGGCAGCCGCGACGCGCTGATCGACTACCTGCACTTCGCCGCCCAGCTCGGCGTGCACCTCTCGCGCCTCGGCGCCGAGATCGTGGCATGGGCGGGCGACGAGGCCGGCTTCGTGGAGCTGAGCGACGCCTTCACCTCCGGCTCGTCGATGCTGCCCCAGAAGAAGAACCCCGACGCGGCCGAGCTGGCGCGGGCCAAGGCGCCGCGCCTGGCCGCCGACCTGGCGGGGCTGCTCGGCACGATGGCCGGCCTGCCGCTCGCCTACAACAAGGACCTGCAGGAGGACAAGGCGTACCTGTTCGACGCCCTCGACACGGTCGACCTGCTGCTGCCGGCCATGACCGGGATGCTCGCCGGCGCGACGTTCCGGGTCGACCGCATGCGGGCGGCGACCGAGGGCGGCTTCCTGGCGGCCACCGACCTGGCGGACCACCTGGTGCGCGCCGGCTGGCCGTTCCGCCGCGCCCACGAGGCCGTCGGGCGCCTGGTGCGGGCCTGCCTCGAGCGCGGGGTCGGGCTGGAGGACGCCGTCCCCGACGACGTGGCGGCGGCGGGCCTCGCCGACGTCGACATGCCGGAGCTCACGGCCGAGGCCTCGGTCGAGGCCAAGCGGGCGCCCGGCGGCACGGCGCGCGCGGCGGTGGCGGAGCAGCTGGCGGCGGCGCGGGCGCGGGTGGGCGCGTGGTGA
- the xseA gene encoding exodeoxyribonuclease VII large subunit, which produces MKLVGGRRVFSVEEVTARLAGMFEDLRSFWVEAEVQDLRPAGSQMRFSLRGEHVIDASMSGVLWERLAHRPADGTLVQAYGRMQYWRPRSQLSMRVERLELAGEGLLRARVAELRARLEGEGLLDPARKRRPPMLPRRIGLVTSPDGAARDDVLTNLWARFPAADVLLMSVPVQGDAAPGLIVRALEHLDAVDEVEVIVVARGGGSLEDLMAFNSEAVCRAVAGARTPVVSAVGHERDVTLCDLVADVRVSTPTAAAAAVVPSAEALAAHLDDARAAIARGLVRSGAAAREALGRRSAGMLRALRGHGALGRDRVDRLAPRLEAGLARAAARAPGQLEAREAALGRAAGARVREAAARVERAQAMLGLLSPARTVARGYAIVRSGAGDRVIGSAAGLSPGDRVRLELRDGAVGARVEAA; this is translated from the coding sequence GTGAAGCTCGTCGGCGGCCGCCGGGTCTTCTCGGTCGAGGAGGTCACCGCCCGGCTGGCGGGCATGTTCGAGGACCTGCGCTCGTTCTGGGTGGAGGCTGAGGTGCAGGACCTGCGCCCGGCGGGCTCCCAGATGCGCTTCTCGCTGCGCGGCGAGCACGTCATCGACGCGTCGATGAGCGGGGTCCTCTGGGAGCGCCTGGCCCACCGGCCCGCCGACGGCACCCTGGTGCAGGCCTACGGCCGCATGCAGTACTGGCGCCCGCGCTCCCAGCTGTCGATGCGCGTCGAGCGGCTCGAGCTGGCGGGGGAGGGCCTGCTGCGCGCGCGGGTCGCCGAGCTGCGCGCGCGCCTCGAGGGCGAGGGACTGCTCGATCCGGCGCGCAAGCGCCGGCCGCCGATGCTGCCGCGCCGCATCGGCCTGGTCACGAGCCCGGACGGCGCCGCCCGCGACGACGTGCTGACCAACCTGTGGGCGCGGTTCCCCGCGGCCGACGTGCTGCTGATGTCCGTGCCGGTGCAGGGCGACGCGGCGCCGGGCCTGATCGTGCGCGCGCTGGAGCACCTCGACGCCGTCGATGAGGTGGAGGTGATCGTGGTCGCGCGCGGCGGCGGCTCGCTGGAGGACCTGATGGCGTTCAACAGCGAGGCGGTCTGCCGGGCGGTCGCGGGGGCCCGCACCCCGGTCGTCTCGGCCGTCGGCCACGAGCGCGACGTGACGCTGTGCGACCTGGTCGCCGACGTGCGCGTGTCCACGCCCACGGCCGCGGCGGCGGCCGTGGTGCCGAGCGCGGAGGCGCTCGCCGCCCACCTCGACGACGCCCGGGCCGCGATCGCGCGCGGGCTGGTGCGCTCGGGCGCCGCCGCGCGCGAGGCGCTCGGGCGCCGGTCGGCCGGGATGCTGCGGGCGCTGCGCGGCCACGGGGCGCTGGGGCGCGACCGCGTCGACCGCCTCGCGCCCCGCCTGGAGGCCGGCCTCGCCCGCGCGGCGGCGCGGGCGCCGGGGCAGCTGGAGGCCCGTGAGGCGGCGCTCGGCCGCGCCGCCGGGGCGCGGGTGCGCGAGGCGGCCGCCCGCGTCGAGCGCGCGCAGGCCATGCTCGGGCTGCTCTCGCCGGCGCGCACCGTGGCGCGCGGCTACGCGATCGTGCGCTCGGGGGCCGGCGACCGCGTCATCGGCTCGGCGGCCGGCCTGTCGCCGGGCGACCGGGTGCGGCTGGAGCTGCGCGACGGCGCCGTGGGCGCCCGCGTGGAGGCGGCGTGA